In Bacillus sp. NP247, one DNA window encodes the following:
- a CDS encoding MoxR family ATPase translates to MPHLDSLHPIVEKIINNIEKLMVGKRKETILALTALLAEGHVLLEDVPGVGKTMLVRTLSKSIDADYKRIQFTPDLLPSDVTGVSIYNPKELQFEFKPGPIMGNFVLADEINRTSPKTQSALLESMEEGTITIDGITRPLPKPFFVMATQNPVEYEGTYPLPEAQLDRFLLKLKMGYPTPEEEFEILNRMEKTNPLSHLQAITTIKELLYLQQSVREISMDKAIKHYIVKLVNQTRSYSSIQLGASPRGSISLMKASQAYAFIHGRNYVIPDDVKFLAPYVLAHRLILKMEARFEGITGEQVIAKIVARTTVPTQRTKNL, encoded by the coding sequence ATGCCCCATCTCGATTCATTACATCCCATTGTAGAAAAAATAATCAACAATATTGAAAAATTAATGGTCGGAAAACGAAAAGAAACGATCTTAGCCTTAACAGCTCTTTTAGCTGAAGGTCATGTACTATTAGAAGATGTTCCCGGTGTCGGAAAAACAATGCTAGTACGTACTCTTTCTAAATCAATTGACGCCGATTACAAGCGAATTCAATTCACACCTGATTTACTGCCGTCAGATGTAACAGGTGTTTCTATTTATAATCCAAAAGAACTCCAATTTGAGTTCAAGCCTGGACCAATTATGGGGAATTTTGTACTTGCTGATGAAATTAATCGTACATCTCCAAAGACACAATCTGCCTTACTTGAAAGTATGGAAGAAGGCACTATCACAATAGATGGCATTACAAGACCGTTACCAAAACCTTTCTTTGTCATGGCTACACAAAATCCGGTCGAATATGAGGGAACATATCCTTTACCAGAAGCTCAACTCGATCGTTTCTTGTTGAAGCTAAAAATGGGATATCCTACACCCGAAGAAGAATTTGAAATTTTAAACCGGATGGAAAAAACAAACCCACTCTCCCATTTACAAGCCATTACAACAATAAAAGAATTACTTTATTTACAACAAAGCGTACGGGAAATAAGTATGGACAAAGCAATCAAGCATTACATTGTAAAGCTTGTTAATCAGACTCGTTCTTATAGTTCTATACAGCTAGGTGCAAGTCCACGTGGCTCAATTTCTTTAATGAAAGCTTCACAGGCTTATGCATTCATCCATGGCAGAAATTATGTTATTCCAGACGATGTTAAATTTTTAGCTCCTTACGTTTTAGCTCACAGACTCATTCTAAAAATGGAAGCAAGATTTGAAGGAATAACAGGAGAACAAGTTATCGCCAAAATCGTTGCACGAACTACCGTGCCGACTCAAAGGACGAAGAACCTTTGA
- a CDS encoding nitrate reductase subunit alpha, with amino-acid sequence MKKKPSALMRRLKYFSPIDRYNDNHTQETYEDREWENVYRKRWQHDKVIRSTHGVNCTGSCSWNIYVKDGIVTWEGQELNYPTTGPDMPDFEPRGCPRGASFSWYIYSPLRVKYPYVRGVLWSMWQEELQNNESPLDAWKSIVENPEKARTYKQARGKGGFIRANWDEVLQLVSASLLYTVIKYGPDRNVGFSPIPAMSMLSHAAGSRFMQLMGGPMLSFYDWYADLPPASPQIWGDQTDVPESSDWYNSGYIMTWGSNVPMTRTPDAHFLAEVRYKGTKVVSVSPDFAESTKFADDWISVKQGTDGALAMAMGHVILQEFYVDNQVEYFTKYAKQYTDFPFFVTLKQKGEQFVANRFLNASDIGRETKLGEWKPVLWNENTNDFATPHGTMGSRWDNEKKWNLRLEDEETGEKIDPRLSLLGMEDSVETVQIPYFSDDGNTILERTIPVKKVTTDEGEVFVTTVYDLTLANYGVNRGLGGQEPKDFNDDVPFTPAWQEKMTGVKRELIIQIAREFAQNAVDTNGRSMIIMGAGINHWFNSDTIYRAVLNLVLLVGAQGVNGGGWAHYVGQEKLRPAEGWQTIAMAKDWQGPPKLQNGTSFFYFVTDQWRYEDTPVGHLASPVEGNSRYQHHGDYNVLAARLGWLPSYPTFEKNGIELYKEAVAAGATTQEEIGKYVAQKLKEKELKFAIEDPDNKNNFPRNLFVWRANLISSSGKGHEYFLKHLLGTTNGLMNDDSDSIRPEEIKWHEEAPEGKLDLLINLDFRMAGTALYSDIVLPASTWYEKHDLSSTDMHPFVHPFNPAIGSPWEARSDWDIFTALSKAVSDLAKKIDLEPMKEVVATPLLHDTPQELAQPLGKVKDWSKGECEPIPGKTMPQIHVVERDYKTIYDKMTALGPNTGKQPIGTKGISWSAEKEYEQLKSRLGVVRTDTIAKGCPDIKEAINAAEAVLTLSSTTNGHMAVKAWEALEKQTDLKLRDLAEEREEECFTFEQITAQPKTVITSPAFTGSEKGGRRYSPFTTNVERLIPWRTITGRQSFYLDHDMMKEFGETMATFKPILQHKPFRKSRPEVEGKEITLNYLTPHNKWSIHSMYFDSLPMLTLFRGGPTVWMNKDDANEAGVADNDWIECFNRNGVVVARAVVTHRIPRGMAFMHHAQDRHINVPGTKLTSTRGGTHNSPTRIHVKPTHMIGGYGQLSYGFNYYGPTGNQRDLNVVIRKLKEVDWLED; translated from the coding sequence ATGAAGAAGAAACCTTCAGCACTAATGAGACGTTTAAAATATTTTTCACCAATAGATCGTTATAACGATAATCATACACAAGAAACATATGAAGATCGCGAATGGGAGAATGTGTACAGAAAGCGTTGGCAGCATGATAAAGTAATTCGTTCCACACATGGTGTGAACTGTACTGGTTCATGTAGCTGGAATATATACGTGAAAGATGGAATTGTAACTTGGGAAGGGCAAGAGCTTAACTATCCGACTACAGGTCCTGATATGCCTGATTTTGAACCAAGAGGATGTCCGCGTGGAGCGAGTTTTTCTTGGTACATTTATAGTCCACTTCGTGTGAAATATCCATACGTACGTGGTGTTCTTTGGAGTATGTGGCAAGAGGAACTACAAAATAACGAGTCACCACTAGATGCTTGGAAAAGCATTGTGGAAAACCCTGAAAAAGCACGTACGTATAAGCAGGCGCGTGGTAAAGGGGGATTCATTCGTGCGAATTGGGATGAAGTATTACAACTCGTTTCTGCTTCATTGCTTTACACAGTAATTAAATATGGTCCAGACCGAAATGTTGGTTTTTCACCAATTCCAGCAATGTCGATGTTAAGTCATGCAGCTGGTAGCCGTTTTATGCAACTTATGGGTGGACCAATGCTTAGTTTCTATGATTGGTACGCAGATTTACCACCAGCTTCTCCGCAAATTTGGGGTGATCAAACGGATGTACCAGAAAGTAGTGACTGGTATAACTCTGGTTACATTATGACATGGGGTTCAAATGTACCGATGACGAGAACACCAGATGCTCACTTTCTAGCAGAGGTTCGATATAAAGGAACGAAAGTCGTTTCTGTAAGTCCTGACTTCGCTGAATCTACAAAGTTTGCGGATGATTGGATTAGTGTGAAACAAGGTACAGATGGTGCACTTGCGATGGCAATGGGGCACGTAATCTTACAAGAATTTTATGTAGATAATCAAGTGGAATATTTCACAAAGTATGCGAAGCAATATACTGATTTTCCTTTCTTCGTCACATTGAAGCAAAAAGGAGAACAATTCGTTGCTAATCGTTTCTTAAATGCTTCTGATATTGGACGCGAAACGAAGTTAGGGGAATGGAAACCTGTACTTTGGAACGAAAATACGAATGATTTTGCAACACCGCACGGCACAATGGGATCACGTTGGGATAACGAAAAGAAATGGAACTTACGTTTAGAAGATGAAGAAACAGGTGAAAAGATTGATCCACGTCTTTCTTTACTTGGAATGGAAGATAGTGTTGAAACGGTGCAAATTCCGTACTTCTCTGATGATGGAAATACAATATTAGAACGCACAATTCCAGTGAAAAAGGTTACGACAGATGAAGGCGAAGTGTTCGTTACAACTGTATATGACTTAACATTAGCAAATTACGGCGTGAACCGAGGGCTTGGTGGACAAGAGCCGAAAGACTTCAATGATGATGTACCGTTTACGCCTGCATGGCAAGAGAAAATGACAGGAGTGAAACGAGAGCTTATTATTCAAATCGCTCGTGAGTTCGCACAAAATGCTGTTGATACGAATGGTCGCTCGATGATTATTATGGGAGCTGGTATTAACCATTGGTTCAACTCTGATACGATTTATCGCGCAGTTTTAAATCTTGTTCTTCTCGTCGGAGCACAAGGTGTAAACGGCGGCGGTTGGGCGCATTATGTTGGTCAAGAAAAATTACGACCAGCTGAAGGATGGCAAACAATCGCGATGGCAAAAGATTGGCAAGGGCCACCGAAATTACAAAACGGTACATCTTTCTTCTATTTCGTAACAGATCAATGGCGCTATGAAGATACACCTGTTGGACATTTAGCATCACCAGTTGAAGGCAACTCTCGTTATCAACATCACGGTGATTACAACGTATTAGCAGCAAGACTTGGCTGGTTACCTTCCTATCCAACATTCGAGAAAAATGGGATTGAATTATATAAAGAAGCTGTTGCTGCTGGTGCAACAACGCAAGAAGAAATCGGAAAATACGTTGCACAAAAACTAAAAGAAAAAGAACTAAAATTTGCGATTGAAGATCCAGATAATAAAAACAACTTCCCGCGCAACTTATTCGTATGGCGTGCCAACTTAATTTCAAGTTCTGGTAAAGGCCACGAATATTTCTTAAAACATTTATTAGGTACAACAAATGGATTAATGAATGACGACAGTGATTCAATACGACCAGAAGAAATTAAGTGGCATGAAGAAGCGCCAGAAGGGAAGCTTGATCTACTCATTAATTTAGATTTCCGTATGGCTGGAACAGCGCTCTATTCTGACATCGTCTTACCTGCTTCAACTTGGTATGAAAAGCATGATTTAAGCAGTACGGATATGCATCCATTTGTACATCCATTTAATCCAGCAATCGGTTCACCGTGGGAAGCACGCTCTGACTGGGATATTTTCACCGCTCTTTCTAAAGCTGTGTCAGATTTAGCGAAGAAAATCGATCTTGAACCAATGAAAGAAGTCGTTGCAACACCACTTCTTCACGATACACCGCAAGAATTAGCGCAACCACTAGGTAAAGTTAAAGACTGGAGCAAAGGTGAGTGTGAACCAATTCCAGGTAAAACGATGCCGCAAATTCATGTTGTCGAAAGGGATTATAAAACGATTTATGACAAAATGACAGCACTTGGACCAAATACCGGAAAACAACCGATTGGTACGAAAGGGATTTCTTGGTCGGCAGAAAAAGAATATGAGCAATTAAAGAGTCGATTAGGAGTCGTTCGAACGGATACTATTGCGAAAGGGTGCCCTGATATAAAAGAAGCAATTAATGCTGCTGAGGCGGTATTAACACTTTCTTCGACAACAAACGGTCATATGGCTGTAAAAGCATGGGAAGCACTTGAAAAACAAACGGATTTAAAACTGCGCGATTTAGCAGAAGAACGTGAAGAAGAATGCTTCACATTCGAACAAATTACAGCACAGCCGAAAACAGTAATTACTTCTCCAGCCTTTACGGGTTCTGAAAAAGGTGGACGCCGTTACTCTCCATTTACAACAAATGTGGAACGTCTTATTCCTTGGAGAACGATAACGGGTCGACAATCTTTCTACTTAGATCATGACATGATGAAAGAATTCGGTGAAACGATGGCAACATTTAAACCAATTCTGCAACATAAACCTTTCCGTAAATCTAGACCTGAAGTAGAAGGAAAAGAAATTACACTAAACTATCTAACACCGCATAATAAGTGGTCGATTCATAGTATGTATTTCGATTCATTGCCGATGTTAACGCTGTTTAGAGGTGGTCCAACTGTTTGGATGAATAAAGATGATGCGAATGAAGCTGGTGTTGCTGATAATGATTGGATCGAGTGCTTTAACCGTAACGGTGTTGTCGTAGCACGTGCTGTTGTAACGCACCGTATACCGAGAGGAATGGCGTTTATGCATCATGCGCAAGATCGACACATTAACGTACCTGGTACGAAATTAACAAGCACCCGCGGGGGAACGCATAATAGTCCAACCCGTATTCATGTTAAACCAACACATATGATTGGTGGATATGGCCAATTAAGCTATGGATTTAACTACTATGGTCCGACTGGGAACCAGCGTGACTTAAATGTCGTAATCCGTAAACTGAAGGAGGTAGATTGGCTTGAAGATTAA
- the narH gene encoding nitrate reductase subunit beta, with translation MKIKAQVGMVMNLDKCIGCHTCSVTCKNTWTNRPGAEYMYFNNVETKPGIGYPKQWEDQEKYKGGWELKNGEIQLKSGSKMKRLMNIFHNPDQPTIDDYFEPWNYDYETLTNNPQRKHQPVARPKSAITGEFIDKIEWGPNWEDDLAGGHITGLQDPNVKKMEEEIKTDFENVFMMYLPRICEHCMNPSCVSSCPSGAMYKREEDGIVLVDQNACRAWRFCVSSCPYKKVYFNWQTNKAEKCTMCFPRIEAGMPTICSETCVGRIRYIGVMLYDADKVKEAASVEDEKDLYESQLTVFLDPNDPEVIAEAKKQGIPDEWMKAAQESPIYKMIIDWKIALPLHPEYRTMPMVWYIPPLSPIMNMVEGKGSNWKAEEVFPAIDNMRIPIQYLANLLTAGDESHIRLTLKKMAVMRTHMRALQINKEPNEAVLKEIGLTKQDVEDMYRLLAIAKYKDRFVIPTSHREQVADLYSEQGSCGLSFAGGPGSCTTIS, from the coding sequence TTGAAGATTAAAGCACAAGTCGGAATGGTAATGAATCTAGATAAATGCATCGGCTGCCATACTTGTAGCGTAACATGCAAAAACACCTGGACAAATCGTCCAGGTGCTGAATATATGTATTTCAATAACGTAGAAACGAAACCTGGAATTGGTTATCCAAAACAATGGGAAGATCAGGAGAAATACAAAGGCGGCTGGGAATTGAAAAATGGTGAAATTCAGCTGAAATCCGGTTCGAAAATGAAGCGTCTTATGAATATTTTCCACAATCCAGATCAACCAACAATCGATGATTACTTTGAACCTTGGAACTATGATTATGAAACATTAACAAATAACCCGCAGCGTAAGCATCAACCAGTTGCTCGTCCGAAATCAGCGATTACAGGCGAATTTATCGACAAAATTGAATGGGGTCCAAACTGGGAAGATGATTTAGCAGGTGGACATATAACAGGGTTACAAGACCCGAACGTAAAGAAAATGGAAGAAGAAATTAAAACGGATTTTGAAAATGTCTTTATGATGTATTTACCGCGCATATGCGAACACTGTATGAATCCATCTTGCGTATCATCTTGTCCATCTGGTGCGATGTATAAACGTGAAGAAGATGGGATTGTTCTTGTAGATCAAAATGCATGTCGTGCATGGAGATTTTGTGTATCTTCTTGTCCGTATAAAAAAGTGTATTTTAACTGGCAAACAAATAAAGCAGAAAAATGTACCATGTGTTTCCCTCGTATTGAAGCAGGTATGCCAACGATTTGTTCGGAAACATGTGTAGGACGTATTCGATATATTGGGGTAATGCTATATGATGCTGACAAAGTGAAAGAAGCAGCTTCTGTTGAAGATGAAAAAGATTTATATGAATCTCAGCTAACTGTTTTCCTAGACCCAAATGATCCAGAAGTAATAGCGGAAGCAAAAAAACAAGGGATTCCTGATGAATGGATGAAAGCGGCTCAAGAGTCACCTATTTATAAAATGATTATTGATTGGAAAATTGCTCTGCCTCTTCATCCAGAGTACCGTACAATGCCAATGGTTTGGTATATCCCGCCGCTTAGCCCGATTATGAATATGGTGGAAGGGAAAGGAAGTAACTGGAAAGCAGAAGAGGTTTTCCCTGCTATCGATAATATGCGTATCCCAATTCAATATTTAGCGAATTTACTCACTGCAGGAGATGAATCTCACATTCGTCTTACATTGAAAAAAATGGCTGTCATGCGAACGCATATGAGAGCATTGCAAATTAATAAAGAACCAAATGAAGCTGTATTAAAAGAAATTGGTTTAACGAAACAAGATGTAGAAGATATGTATCGTCTTCTTGCTATCGCGAAATATAAAGATCGCTTTGTCATCCCGACATCTCATCGCGAGCAAGTTGCAGATTTATATAGTGAACAAGGAAGTTGTGGTCTTTCCTTCGCAGGTGGCCCAGGATCTTGCACGACAATTTCTTAA
- the narJ gene encoding nitrate reductase molybdenum cofactor assembly chaperone, with protein sequence MKQSLQTAFSCSSFLLSYPELGWREVLTELQEEIEAIEQEDVKAALTTFIKRALDKTDNQLIDSYVYTFDFGKKTNMYLTYMKTGEQRERGIELLELKQHYQKSGFNVTDKELPDYLPLLLEFLANANEKDSEPIMSKYTENIQALHGQLKEANCMYEPILAAVLFAIDTWGVQTN encoded by the coding sequence ATGAAACAAAGTTTACAAACTGCTTTTTCTTGTTCTTCTTTTCTTCTCTCCTACCCGGAACTCGGGTGGAGAGAGGTTTTAACTGAATTGCAAGAAGAAATTGAAGCGATTGAACAAGAAGACGTTAAAGCAGCACTTACAACATTTATAAAACGGGCGCTAGATAAAACAGACAATCAACTTATTGATTCTTACGTCTATACATTCGACTTTGGAAAGAAGACAAATATGTATCTTACCTACATGAAAACAGGTGAACAAAGAGAGCGTGGAATTGAATTATTAGAGTTAAAACAGCATTATCAAAAATCTGGTTTTAACGTAACGGATAAAGAACTACCTGATTATTTACCACTTCTACTTGAGTTTCTTGCAAACGCAAATGAAAAAGATAGCGAACCAATTATGAGTAAATACACGGAAAATATACAAGCGTTGCACGGGCAATTAAAAGAAGCAAACTGTATGTACGAACCAATTCTTGCAGCCGTTCTCTTTGCTATCGATACATGGGGTGTACAGACAAATTAG
- the narI gene encoding respiratory nitrate reductase subunit gamma: MMDQFLWVLFPYIIFAIFIGGHIFRYNYDQFGWTSKSSELLEKKMLRVGSLLFHFGIMFVIGGHVMGILIPEAVYRSIGISEHMYHIIAISFGLPAGVASIIGLIILTYRRVTVKRIIATSTKGDYIALILLLIVMLAGLSSTFLNIDSKGFDYRTTIGPWFRSLFIFQPKVEYMMEVPVWFKFHIIAAMGLFAVWPFTRLVHVFSAPIKYLSRSYVIYRRRIPNELKK, translated from the coding sequence ATGATGGATCAATTTCTATGGGTGTTGTTTCCCTATATCATTTTTGCAATCTTTATCGGTGGACATATTTTCAGATACAACTATGATCAATTTGGATGGACATCAAAATCTAGTGAACTATTAGAGAAGAAAATGCTCCGGGTCGGAAGTCTATTATTCCACTTTGGGATCATGTTCGTCATTGGTGGTCATGTTATGGGGATATTAATTCCAGAGGCTGTATATCGTTCAATAGGTATTTCGGAGCATATGTATCACATAATAGCAATTAGTTTTGGGCTACCGGCAGGTGTCGCTTCTATCATCGGTTTAATTATATTAACGTACCGCCGTGTAACAGTAAAACGAATCATTGCAACGAGTACAAAGGGAGATTATATTGCGCTTATTTTATTACTTATCGTAATGTTAGCAGGACTTTCTTCAACATTTTTAAATATCGACTCAAAAGGATTTGATTATCGTACAACGATTGGCCCTTGGTTCCGAAGTCTCTTCATTTTCCAACCGAAAGTTGAATATATGATGGAAGTACCTGTTTGGTTTAAATTTCATATTATTGCAGCGATGGGTCTATTCGCAGTATGGCCATTTACTAGACTTGTCCATGTATTTAGTGCCCCAATTAAATACTTAAGCCGTAGTTATGTGATTTACAGAAGACGTATTCCTAATGAATTGAAAAAATAA
- a CDS encoding Crp/Fnr family transcriptional regulator — protein MANSMTLSQDLKELLASVEYKMQIKKGSFIFQEGMEATELYIIHSGKVQISKLSADGQELTLRICSEYDIIGELTLFTDNAKYLLNSKCLEDVEVGVIKRETLEKALLQKPALVFEFMKWISEHLRRMQTKFRDLVLHGKKGALYSTLIRMTNSYGVLKENGILIDLPLTNQELANFCATSRESVNRMLNDLKKKGTISIHKGKITIHDLQFLKCEIACEDCSASVCSID, from the coding sequence GTGGCAAACAGTATGACATTATCTCAAGATTTAAAGGAATTACTTGCATCTGTTGAATATAAAATGCAGATTAAAAAAGGAAGTTTTATTTTTCAAGAAGGTATGGAGGCAACAGAACTCTATATCATCCACTCCGGAAAAGTACAAATTAGTAAACTAAGTGCTGATGGGCAAGAATTAACACTTCGTATTTGTTCTGAATATGACATTATTGGTGAATTAACATTGTTCACGGACAATGCAAAGTATTTATTAAATTCAAAATGCCTTGAAGATGTTGAAGTAGGAGTTATAAAGCGTGAAACCTTAGAAAAAGCATTACTCCAAAAACCCGCTCTTGTATTTGAATTTATGAAATGGATTAGTGAACATTTAAGAAGAATGCAAACGAAGTTCCGAGACTTAGTATTACACGGTAAAAAAGGTGCCCTATATTCTACTCTCATTCGAATGACAAATAGTTACGGTGTGTTAAAAGAAAACGGGATTCTCATCGATTTACCATTAACGAATCAAGAACTTGCTAATTTCTGTGCAACTTCGCGTGAAAGTGTAAATCGAATGTTAAATGATTTGAAAAAAAAAGGTACGATTTCTATTCATAAAGGAAAGATTACAATCCATGATTTACAATTTTTAAAATGTGAAATTGCTTGTGAAGATTGCTCTGCCTCTGTTTGTAGCATTGATTAG
- the moaA gene encoding GTP 3',8-cyclase MoaA, protein MHEKMRDSLERPLQDLRISVIDRCNFRCTYCMPAEVFGPDYAFLQEEFLLTFDEIERLARLFISMGINKIRLTGGEPLLRKDLPKLIARLAKLEGLNDIGLTTNGIHLAKQARALKEAGLKRVNISLDAIEDHVFRKINGRNVSTKPVLKGIEAAKAAGLEVKVNMVVKKGMNDSQILHMARYFKEQEIQLRFIEFMDVGSTNGWNFEQVITKEQLIEKINRVYPIEPVKPRYFGEVAKLYRYVGSDAEVGFITSVSESFCSSCTRARISADGKFFTCLFGAKGTDLRTLLRKNISDASLLKILQHTWECRTDRYSDERTAESTNKRPKVEMSYIGG, encoded by the coding sequence ATGCACGAGAAGATGAGGGATTCGTTAGAGCGGCCACTTCAAGATTTACGTATTTCAGTTATTGATCGTTGTAATTTTAGGTGCACATATTGTATGCCAGCTGAAGTGTTCGGACCTGATTACGCTTTTTTACAGGAAGAGTTTTTATTAACGTTCGATGAAATAGAAAGGTTAGCGAGATTATTTATAAGTATGGGAATCAATAAAATTAGACTTACTGGCGGTGAACCTTTATTGCGTAAAGATTTACCGAAGTTAATTGCAAGGCTTGCAAAGCTAGAGGGCTTAAATGATATTGGACTCACAACAAACGGTATTCATTTAGCAAAACAGGCAAGGGCATTAAAAGAAGCGGGATTAAAACGTGTAAACATTAGTTTAGATGCGATAGAAGATCATGTCTTCCGAAAAATTAATGGACGAAATGTAAGTACAAAACCTGTATTGAAAGGAATTGAAGCAGCAAAGGCAGCTGGATTAGAAGTAAAAGTAAATATGGTCGTAAAAAAAGGGATGAATGATAGTCAAATTCTTCATATGGCTCGTTATTTTAAAGAACAAGAAATTCAGCTTCGTTTTATCGAGTTTATGGATGTGGGCAGTACGAACGGATGGAACTTTGAACAAGTGATTACGAAGGAACAATTAATAGAGAAAATTAATCGTGTATATCCGATTGAGCCCGTAAAGCCTCGTTACTTTGGAGAAGTTGCGAAATTGTATCGATATGTAGGGAGTGATGCAGAAGTTGGATTTATTACTTCAGTCTCTGAGTCATTTTGTTCTTCTTGTACGAGAGCTCGTATTTCGGCAGACGGTAAGTTTTTTACGTGCTTATTTGGAGCGAAAGGAACGGATTTGCGAACGCTTCTTCGAAAAAATATTTCTGATGCCTCATTATTAAAAATTCTCCAACATACATGGGAGTGCAGAACAGATCGGTATTCAGATGAAAGAACGGCGGAAAGTACAAATAAACGTCCAAAAGTTGAAATGTCTTATATTGGTGGATAG
- a CDS encoding molybdopterin-synthase adenylyltransferase MoeB, producing the protein MQERYSRQVLFSGIGEMGQRKIRKKHVLLIGAGALGAANAEALIRMGIGKLTIADRDYVEWSNLQRQQLYTEEDAQQCKPKAIAAAEHLRKINSEVEIVPVVTDVTMQEIEELTKEVDLILDATDNFDTRLLINDISQKENIPWIYGGCIGSYGVTYTILPGETPCFRCLMDHPMGGATCDTAGIIQPAVQMVVAHQVTEAMKILVNDFQALRGTMLSFDIWNNQYLSLKVNRQKKSTCPSCGNVRTYPSLTFGSQMKTEVLCGRNTVQIRPGIKRVLNLEEVQKRLQKSVSFKKTPYLLSFLVDEYRFVLFTDGRAFIHGTNDVKMAKRLYAKYIG; encoded by the coding sequence ATGCAAGAGCGATATTCAAGGCAAGTATTGTTTTCTGGAATTGGTGAAATGGGACAAAGAAAAATAAGAAAAAAACATGTGCTCCTAATCGGTGCGGGTGCACTAGGAGCCGCGAATGCAGAAGCGCTCATAAGGATGGGGATTGGAAAATTGACAATTGCTGATCGTGACTACGTCGAATGGAGTAATTTACAGCGGCAACAGTTATATACAGAAGAAGATGCACAGCAGTGTAAACCAAAAGCGATTGCAGCGGCAGAACATTTAAGAAAGATTAATTCTGAAGTGGAAATTGTACCAGTTGTAACGGATGTCACAATGCAAGAAATAGAAGAGTTAACAAAAGAAGTGGATCTTATATTAGATGCGACTGACAATTTCGATACGCGCCTACTTATAAATGACATTTCACAAAAAGAAAATATACCTTGGATATACGGTGGATGCATTGGAAGTTACGGTGTAACGTATACAATTCTTCCGGGGGAAACACCATGCTTTCGCTGCCTAATGGATCATCCTATGGGCGGTGCAACATGCGATACAGCAGGAATCATTCAGCCAGCTGTACAAATGGTCGTTGCTCACCAAGTGACAGAAGCGATGAAAATATTGGTGAATGATTTTCAGGCGCTAAGGGGAACGATGTTATCATTTGATATTTGGAACAATCAATATCTCTCATTAAAAGTAAATAGGCAGAAAAAAAGTACATGTCCATCTTGCGGGAATGTACGCACTTACCCAAGTTTAACATTTGGATCACAGATGAAAACTGAAGTGCTATGCGGGCGGAATACAGTTCAAATCCGTCCAGGGATAAAGCGAGTTCTTAATTTAGAAGAAGTTCAAAAGCGCTTACAAAAAAGCGTGAGTTTCAAAAAAACTCCATATTTACTATCGTTTCTAGTAGATGAATATCGTTTTGTTTTATTTACAGACGGTAGGGCATTTATCCATGGGACAAATGATGTGAAAATGGCAAAACGATTATACGCAAAATATATAGGATGA